In Temnothorax longispinosus isolate EJ_2023e chromosome 2, Tlon_JGU_v1, whole genome shotgun sequence, one DNA window encodes the following:
- the LOC139808595 gene encoding uncharacterized protein isoform X7, whose protein sequence is MAIVMRIQNNKVVYLNIPAPKLKGRPRRKRKKRSASPGESSNESEASVASTSKSTSAITSTSLVIPTVGRPPSSGVRRSERKTSAEEKKFITDVQSFMNSRGTPVGKMPLLGYRQIDLFLFYTKVQMLGGYDSVSAGRMWKTIYDDIGGHTGSTSAATITRRHYERLLLPYERYQRGEETKVRLNHGRRTKSISVSDDLDIKEEPSDLYMSETPPPIDAIPAITTPPLQPIMSATTTTLLSSEKPKLETGKTSSLRSVRVKPERLKSLNTIIANNATPSSQQASQLPSPPPSSNTSISTPNSTPSTTPTNGTSNNQSVLERQLNSPLISQQVPPSCSPPGLPVTSVATNASTVVTLTPPPEKDMKEIKLDSKQTTLLAQGKENIPLFGGEKFAEKTIVPPLSRSPEVIDLENESDTSRDKIIIPSFKKRKLEILREGGLEVTAVDLDARPSVIQTNVSMSPQHQQQQQQQQHQQQQQQQQPLPATMKSTEEKQPSISPYPLPVTPNSIPKLISVTVTPDIGHMLPSPHDHQNHQPRISVVKQLPAHHNNNNISMMNNNNVTNSRVINVGNSNNTALLQLYANVAPSTIPSAQHPNHRFVPPNIPNGRLLPPKVTQSRSIFVHNERTVYGNPKDILSSPPKYRLPHPHPHPHPHPHPHSHPHQQQQQQPQQRSQHPQMSSSNDIGQGSVLDLTQKSDEKPTFPRPSLEIVRVPVVQRPNPLNLDVRNSPVKDKPSDRPVADCPKRVPFPAYQNVIDSRTIASNNLEITLVNPKHKNNHHLMPPHVQIPSPPNKSNAIGVISSAQRRQQQPQQQMNGKYTVRTEPVSPYTPRKPSHPIIPNVPNLNHLNHIGSPFPRMQATTLQQQQQQMSIDRRKAAAEAGRDHQHRRISEGEKSSLAAQLQQQQQQHQESRQSEAGRRHSLPSIPSGFVPTVPQNNSTAYPMPQLPNASGKFLPILDPMYYSFYNGLFPPPIPPTAAAAAAASSFLPPEFSAYYKELLASSQPRLTGMMGQPPPHQQPAAPTSK, encoded by the exons ATGGCCATTGTGATGAGAATTCAGAATAATAAAGTGGTTTACCTGAATATACCTG CACCGAAGCTAAAAGGCAGACCACGAAGAAAGCGTAAAAAGCGCAGCGCTTCGCCGGGTGAGTCCTCGAACGAGAGCGAGGCCTCGGTGGCGTCGACGTCGAAGAGCACGTCGGCGATCACCAGCACTAGCCTGGTGATACCCACGGTCGGGAGGCCGCCCTCGTCCGGGGTACGGCGGAGCGAGAGGAAGACCAGCGCGGAAGAAAAGAAGTTTATCACCGACGTGCAGAGTTTTATGAACTCTCGGGGTACGCCGGTCGGAAAGATGCCACTGCTGGGCTACAGGCAGA TCGATCTGTTCCTGTTCTACACGAAAGTGCAAATGCTCGGTGGTTACGACTCCGTCAGCGCTGGTCGCATGTGGAAGACCATCTACGACGACATCGGTGGCCACACAGGTTCCACTAGCGCGGCAACTATTACACGTAGACATTATGAAAG GTTATTACTACCTTATGAAAGGTATCAGCGAGGCGAGGAGACAAAAGTGAGATTGAATCACGGACGACGTACCAAGAGTATAAGCGTGTCCGATGATTTAGATATCAAGGAGGAACCGAGTGATCTGTACATGTCGGAAACACCTCCGCCTATAGATGCAATTCCTGCGATCACAACGCCTCCCTTACAACCAATAATGTCAGCAACAACAACG ACTTTACTCTCGAGTGAGAAACCCAAACTAGAAACCGGCAAGACGTCCTCGTTACGTAGCGTGCGAGTGAAGCCGGAACGCCTGAAGTCCTTGAATACAATAATCGCCAATAACGCGACACCTTCCAGCCAGCAAGCTAGCCAACTGCCAAGTCCACCGCCATCCTCCAACACGTCTATCTCAACGCCCAATAGCACACCCTCCACAACGCCGACGAATGGTACCAGTAACAATCAGAGTGTCTTAGAGAGGCAGCTCAACAGTCCTTTAATTTCCCAACAAGTTCCACCATCGTGTTCGCCACCAGGCTTGCCCGTGACCAGTGTAGCGACAAACGCGTCGACGGTTGTCACTTTAACGCCTCCACCTGAGAAGGATATGAAGGAGATCAAGTTGGATTCCAAGCAGACGACGCTACTGGCGCAAGGCAAGGAAAATATACCACTGTTCGGCGGCGAGAAATTCGCGGAAAAAACGATAGTACCTCCGCTCTCCAGATCGCCCGAAGTGATTGATCTTGAAAACGAGAGCGACACGAGTCGAGACAAGATAATTATTCCCAGCTTCAAAAAACGCAAGCTCGAGATTTTGCGCGAAGGCGGTCTCGAAGTCACCGCTGTCGATCTGGACGCACGACCGAGCGTGATTCAGACCAACGTCTCCATGTCGCCGCAACaccaacagcagcagcagcaacaacaacatcaacaacaacaacaacaacaacaacctCTGCCGGCCACAATGAAATCCACTGAAGAGAAGCAACCGTCGATCTCGCCGTATCCGCTTCCAGTCACGCCGAATTCCATTCCTAAATTGATATCCGTCACTGTGACGCCCGACATAGGACACATGTTACCGTCACCGCACGACCATCAAAATCATCAGCCGCGAATATCAGTGGTCAAACAACTACCGGCTCATCATAACAATAACAACATCAGCATGATGAACAACAATAATGTGACGAACAGTCGGGTGATAAATGTCGGTAACTCGAACAATACTGCGCTGTTGCAGTTGTACGCGAACGTCGCACCATCGACGATTCCGTCTGCGCAGCATCCAAACCACCGTTTTGTTCCGCCAAATATTCCAAATGGCAGGTTATTACCACCAAAGGTGACACAGTCGAGGTCGATATTTGTGCACAACGAAAGGACGGTTTATGGAAATCCTAAGGATATTCTTAGCTCTCCACCAAAATATCGCTTGCCGCATCCACATCCGCATCCGCATCCGCATCCTCATCCGCATTCGCATCCGCatcaacagcagcagcagcagccacAACAACGCTCGCAACATCCGCAAATGAGCTCTAGCAACGACATCGGACAAGGAAGTGTTCTCGATCTGACGCAAAAGTCTGACGAGAAACCGACGTTCCCTAGGCCCAGTCTAGAAATAGTCAGAGTACCTGTAGTACAGAGGCCTAATCCGTTAAATCTGGACGTGCGGAATTCACCGGTCAAGGACAAACCGTCGGACAGACCTGTCGCCGACTGTCCAAAACGTGTACCCTTCCCCGCCTACCAAAATGTAATCGACAGTCGAACTATCGCGTCGAATAACCTCGAGATTACGTTAGTGAATCCCAAGCACAAAAACAATCATCACCTCATGCCGCCTCACGTCCAAATACCAAGTCCACCTAATAAGAGCAATGCGATAGGAGTGATAAGTAGCGCGCAAAGGAGGCAGCAACAGCCGCAGCAACAAATGAATGGAAAGTATACGGTGAGAACCGAGCCGGTTTCGCCATACACACCGAGGAAGCCGAGTCATCCCATCATACCGAACGTACCCAATTTGAATCACCTGAATCACATTGGAAGTCCGTTTCCCAGAATGCAGGCAACGACGTtacaacaacagcagcaacaaaTGAGCATTGATAGGAGGAAAGCGGCTGCGGAGGCCGGCAGGGATCATCAACATCGTAGGATCAGCGAGGGCGAGAAATCATCCTTGGCAGCGCAactgcagcagcagcagcagcagcatcagGAATCGAGGCAGAGCGAGGCCGGACGACGGCACAGTTTACCCAGCATACCGTCGGGTTTCGTGCCGACGGTACCGCAAAACAACTCTACCGCCTATCCGATGCCGCAACTGCCAAACGCGTCCGGCAAGTTCCTCCCAATTCTGGACCCCATGTACTACTCGTTCTATAACGGTCTGTTCCCACCGCCGATTCCGCCCACGGCCGCAGCCGCTGCCGCTGCATCGTCGTTTTTACCGCCGGAATTTAGCGCGTATTACAAGGAATTACTCGCTTCCTCGCAACCAAGACTGACGGGGATGATGGGGCAGCCGCCGCCGCATCAACAGCCGGCCGCCCCAACGTCTAAGTAA